In Amycolatopsis sulphurea, one genomic interval encodes:
- a CDS encoding M3 family metallopeptidase has product MISPDNPFAAPSELPYELPPFDRVADEHYLPAFEAGLAEHTAEIERIAAEPAEPTFDNTVAAMERAGALLSRVAGTFFNLSGSDASEPIQEIQAELAPRLAAHSDAIHLDPRLFARIDVLHGRRADLGLTPEQLRLLERVHTDFRRAGAGLPAAEQEKLRALNGELSTLQTRFAQNLLRDTNDLAVVLDDAAELAGLGEGAIAAAASAAGERGLGGKYVLTLTLPTAQAALALLENRAVRERVFSASVSRGNRDNEYDNKAIVIEIARLRAERAALLGYPNHAAYVIEDETAKTLEAASGLLERLAPAAVANARVEAAQLQAYLEADVPGATLQPWDWAFYAEKVRREQYDVDTAALRPYFELDRVLTDGVFFAANRLYGLTFTERHDLPKYHPEVRIFEVTDADGSGLGLFLMDYYARESKRGGAWMNNFVDQSRLLGKRTVVVNVLNVSKPPAGEPTLLSLDEVRTSFHEFGHALHSLLSGVEFPAFSGTNVPRDFVEYPSQVNEMWQMWPEVLANYAKHHVTGEHLPPAQVAKLKDAEQYGEGFRTIEYLAAALLDLAWHRLGPDAQVDDVQRFEAEALEKAGVAVASIPPRYRTTYFNHIFASGYSAGYYSYIWSEVLDADTVEWFTENGGLQRENGDHFRRTLLGLGGSVDPMEAFEAFRGRGPEIQPLLTRRGLGTA; this is encoded by the coding sequence GCCGACGAGCACTACCTGCCCGCGTTCGAGGCCGGGCTCGCCGAGCACACCGCGGAGATCGAGCGGATCGCGGCGGAGCCCGCCGAGCCGACCTTCGACAACACCGTCGCGGCGATGGAGCGGGCCGGCGCGCTGCTGAGCCGGGTGGCCGGGACGTTCTTCAACCTGTCCGGTTCGGATGCCTCGGAGCCGATCCAGGAGATCCAGGCCGAGCTGGCCCCGCGGCTGGCCGCCCACTCCGACGCGATCCACCTCGACCCGCGGCTGTTCGCGCGCATCGACGTGCTGCACGGGCGCCGCGCGGACCTCGGGCTCACTCCGGAGCAGCTGCGGCTGCTGGAGCGGGTGCACACCGACTTCCGCCGGGCGGGTGCCGGGCTGCCGGCCGCGGAGCAGGAGAAGCTGCGTGCGCTGAACGGCGAACTGTCCACCCTGCAGACCCGGTTCGCGCAGAACCTGTTGCGGGACACCAATGATCTCGCCGTCGTGCTCGACGACGCGGCGGAGCTCGCCGGGCTGGGCGAGGGGGCGATCGCGGCCGCCGCCTCGGCGGCGGGGGAGCGGGGGCTGGGGGGCAAGTACGTGCTCACCCTCACCCTGCCGACCGCGCAGGCGGCCTTGGCGTTACTGGAGAACCGTGCGGTGCGCGAGCGTGTCTTCAGCGCATCGGTGTCGCGTGGCAACCGGGACAACGAGTACGACAACAAGGCGATCGTCATCGAGATCGCCCGGCTGCGTGCGGAGCGGGCCGCATTGCTCGGCTATCCGAACCACGCGGCGTACGTGATCGAAGACGAGACGGCGAAGACGCTGGAAGCGGCGAGCGGCCTGCTGGAACGGCTGGCTCCGGCCGCCGTGGCCAACGCTCGCGTGGAAGCCGCGCAGTTGCAGGCGTACCTGGAGGCGGACGTCCCGGGCGCGACGTTGCAGCCGTGGGACTGGGCGTTCTACGCGGAGAAGGTCCGTCGTGAACAGTACGATGTGGACACTGCCGCGCTCCGCCCGTACTTCGAGCTGGACCGGGTCCTCACCGACGGCGTGTTCTTCGCCGCGAACCGGTTGTACGGCTTGACTTTCACCGAGCGTCACGATTTGCCGAAGTACCACCCCGAAGTGCGAATCTTCGAGGTGACCGACGCGGACGGCAGCGGGCTCGGGCTGTTCCTGATGGACTACTACGCGCGGGAATCGAAGCGTGGCGGCGCGTGGATGAACAACTTCGTGGACCAGTCGCGGCTGCTCGGCAAGCGCACCGTGGTGGTCAACGTGCTCAACGTGTCGAAGCCGCCGGCGGGGGAGCCCACGCTGCTTTCGCTGGACGAGGTGCGCACCTCTTTCCACGAGTTCGGGCACGCGCTGCACTCGCTGCTGTCCGGAGTGGAGTTCCCGGCGTTCTCCGGGACGAACGTGCCCCGGGACTTCGTGGAATACCCCTCGCAGGTCAACGAGATGTGGCAGATGTGGCCGGAGGTGCTGGCCAACTACGCCAAGCACCACGTGACCGGCGAGCACCTGCCGCCCGCGCAGGTGGCGAAGCTCAAGGACGCCGAACAGTACGGCGAGGGCTTCAGGACCATCGAGTACCTGGCCGCCGCCCTGCTCGACCTGGCCTGGCACCGGCTCGGCCCGGACGCGCAGGTGGACGACGTGCAGCGCTTCGAGGCCGAGGCACTGGAGAAGGCCGGCGTCGCCGTGGCGAGCATCCCGCCCCGGTACCGCACGACGTACTTCAACCACATTTTCGCCAGCGGCTACAGCGCGGGCTATTACTCTTATATCTGGAGCGAAGTCCTCGACGCCGACACCGTGGAATGGTTCACCGAGAACGGCGGCCTCCAGCGCGAGAACGGCGACCATTTCCGCCGCACCCTGCTCGGCCTCGGCGGCAGCGTGGACCCGATGGAAGCCTTCGAGGCGTTCCGGGGTCGCGGTCCGGAGATCCAGCCGCTGCTCACCCGGCGTGGTCTCGGCACGGCTTGA